The DNA region CGCCCCGCGCACCTTCTCCGGCGACGATCTCGACGACCTCGCGCGCCATTTCAACGAGATGCTCGACCGGGTCGAACATCTCATGCACCGCATGCGGACGGCCGGGGACTCCATCGCCCACGACCTGCGCCTGCCGCTGACGCGCATGCGCGGCCGGCTCGAGGCGGCCCTGGTGGAGACCGGCGATCTCGCCGACCGCGAGGCCGCGCTCGCCCAGGCGGTCTCCGACACCGACGAGCTGTTGAAGACCTTCAACGCCGTGCTCTCGCTCTCGCGCCTGCAGACCGGGGAGCGCCGGCGCGCCTTCGAGACGCTCGACCCGGCCGCCCTGCTGTCGGACATGGCCGAGCTCTACGAGCCGGTCTGCGAGGAGGCGGGCCTGGATTTCTCCACCGAGCTCCAGGATGGCCTTTCCATTCTCGGCGACCGCGAACTCGTCGCCCAGGCGGTGGCCAACCTCATCGACAACGCGGTGAAGTACACGCCGCAGGGCGAGGCGATCTGCCTGCGCGCGCGGCGCTGCGCCAACGGCGATGTGGAGATTTCCGTCACCGATACCGGTCCCGGCATCCCGCCCGAGGACCGGTCCCGCGTGCTCGAGCGCTTCGTGCGCCTGGAAAAGAGCCGCAACCTGCCCGGCGTCGGCCTCGGGCTCTCCCTCGTCCACGCCATCGCGGAGGTGCACGGGGCGCAGCTCTCCCTCGACGAGGGGCCGGGCACGCAGGACGCGCCGGGGCTCAGGGTCGCGCTGGTGTTTCCCAAGGTGAAGTAGCCTTGCCGGGCGCGCCCAAACCCGCCACCGTCGCGCCATGGCCGACCCCATCCCGCTTCGCATCACCGCCGATCTTCCCGTGTGCGATCCCGCCCGCGCGGAGCGCGCGCGCGGTCGGATCGCGCCTCAGGTGCTGGAGGTCTGGGACGGCGCGTCCGGCTTCGTCGACGCGGTGTTCGCCGCCTCGCCCTATCTCGGCCGCCTCGCGGCGCGGCGCAGCAACACCTTCCGCCGCCTCGCGGTGGAGAGCCCCGAAGCGGTGATCCGCGACGCCATCGCGGCCGCGCGAAGGGTGGCCGATCTCGCCGACGAGGGCGAGGCGCTTGCCGCGCTGCGCCGGGCCAAGGCCGATCTTCACCTCGCCACCGCACTTGCCGATCTCTCCGGCGCGTTCGAGCTGAAGCAGACCGTCGCCGCGATCACCGCCTTCGCCGACGCGGCGGTACAGGGCGCGCTCGGCGCCGCGGCGCGCCTGCGCGGGTTCGAGATCGCGGACGGCGCCAATCCCCTGCCGGGCTATTTCGTGCTGGCGCTCGGCAAGATGGGCACGGGCACGCTCAACTATTCCTCCGACATCGATCTCGTTGTGCTGTTCGAGCCCGATCTCATCGCCCCGCCGCCGGGCAGGGAGCCGCAGAAGGCGCTCGACCGGCTGACCCAGACCTGGGTCAGGCTGCTGACCGAGGAGACCGGCGAGCGCTATGTCTTCCGCGTCGACCTGCGCCTGCGCCCGGATCCCTCCTCCACCCCCGTGGCCATGAGCGCGGAGGCGGCGCGGCGCTATTTCGAGGCGGTCGGGCAGAACTGGGAACGCGCCGCCTACGCCAAGGCGCGCGTGTGCGCCGGCGACCGCGAGGCGGGGCAAGCCTTCCTGCGCGATCTCGAGCCCTTCATCTGGCGGCGTGCGCTCGACTATGCGGCGGTCGAGGACATTCGCGGCCTGGCCCGCCAGATCCAGCGCGTCGGGCGGCGCGCCGAGATCGAGCCGGCCGGCCACGACGTCAAGCTCGGCCGCGGCGGCATCCGCGAGATCGAGTTCTACGCCCAGGTCCTGCAGCTCGTGTTCGGCGGGCGCCGGCCGGCGCTGCGCGTGCCCGACACGGTGGGTGCGCTCGCCGCGCTCGCGGCGGAAAACCTGATCGAGGCGGAGGAGGCCGGCGAACTCATCGCCGACTACCGCTTCCTGAGGGATACCGAGCACCGCATCCAGATGCGCGAGGACGAGCAGACCCAGACCCTCCCGGAGGACCGCGAGGCGCGCGCCGCGGTGGCCGCGCTGATGGGCGAAGCCGATCTCGGGGCGTTCGACGAAGAGGTGCGCGCGGTGCTGACCCGCGTCCACTCCGCCTTCTCCGACCAGTTCGACGATGCCGAGAGCCTCGCCACCGGGGCCGGCAGTCTCGTGCTGTCGGGCGTCGAGCCGACGCCGGACACGCTGGAGACCCTGAAGGCGCACGGATTTTCCGATCCGGTCCAGGTCTGGAACCGGCTCGCCGGCTGGGCGGCGGGGCGCGCACGGGCGGGCCGTACGGAACGGGCGCGCCGGCTGTTCTCGCGCCTCGCCCCGCGCCTCGTGGAGGCGATCGGCAACACCGGGGATGCGGACGCGGCCTTCGCGCGCTTCTCCAAGTTCTTCGAAGGCCTGCCCTCGGGCGTGCAGCCGCTCTCGCTCCTGGTGAACCATCCCGAACTCGCCGACGAGCTGATCGCGATCCTGGGACTCGCCCCGCGCCTCGCCGAGATTCTCGCCCGGCGCCCGGAACTGCTCGACGTGATGCTGGAGCCGGGCTTCGCCCTGCCGCTGAAGGCCGGGGTCCGCGAGGCCCTCGCCGAACGCATGCGCCTGGTCGCCCCGCGCGGGGACCCGTTCGAGGCCGCGCTGAACCAGGCCCGCCGCGTGGCGCGCGAGGAGCGCTGGCGCATCGGGGCCCAGACGCTGCTGGGGCGGGCGACGGCCGGGGAGGCGGGGCGGGCCTATTCGGACCTCGCTGACGCCGCGGTCGAGGTCATGGCCGAGGCCGCCGCGGCCGAGGTCGCGCGCCGTCACGGCCCCCCGCCGGGGCGATGGGCGGTGCTCGGCCTCGGCAAGCTCGGCGGGCGCGAGCTGTCGGCCGATTCCGATCTCGACCTGATGGTGATCTACGACCCCGAGGCCGAGCGGTCGGAGGGCGAGCGCCCGATCGGCGCCGACGACTGGTTCACCCGCTTCACCCAGCGTCTCGTCGCCGCGCTGTCCGCCCCGACCGAGGAGGGCGATCTCTTTCCCGTCGACATGGCCCTGCGCCCCTCCGGCTCTGCCGGGCCGATCGCCGTGCGTCTGGCGCGCTTCGCGAGCTATTACGAGGAGGAGGCGTGGACCTGGGAGCGCATGGCGCTGACGCGCGCGCGCGTCGTCACCCACGCCCGGCTGGAGGACGACCTCGTCGCCGAGCTGGAGCGCGCCATCGCCCGCGACGCGGCCGCCGGGACGATCCGCACCGATGCCGCCGAGATGCGCGCGCGCCTGCTTCGCGACAAGCCGGCCAGGTCGGC from Marinicauda algicola includes:
- a CDS encoding sensor histidine kinase, whose translation is MSWRLPAFARTTAFRLTLLSAGLFALSSFVILTLVYAYSVGAAARRADATITEEIAAVEKRFDLDGPQSAYRYILQRSVGGSEFLYLLIGPDGERLTGNISDLPTTPPDEEGRVRFTYDRAPVDGEETDAVAGREARGRIADLPGGYELFVGLDIEEESRLVAGLLNAILIASGLALAFGLISGAVVSRRFAARLESINAVAREVMAGQLASRAPRTFSGDDLDDLARHFNEMLDRVEHLMHRMRTAGDSIAHDLRLPLTRMRGRLEAALVETGDLADREAALAQAVSDTDELLKTFNAVLSLSRLQTGERRRAFETLDPAALLSDMAELYEPVCEEAGLDFSTELQDGLSILGDRELVAQAVANLIDNAVKYTPQGEAICLRARRCANGDVEISVTDTGPGIPPEDRSRVLERFVRLEKSRNLPGVGLGLSLVHAIAEVHGAQLSLDEGPGTQDAPGLRVALVFPKVK
- a CDS encoding bifunctional [glutamine synthetase] adenylyltransferase/[glutamine synthetase]-adenylyl-L-tyrosine phosphorylase, translated to MADPIPLRITADLPVCDPARAERARGRIAPQVLEVWDGASGFVDAVFAASPYLGRLAARRSNTFRRLAVESPEAVIRDAIAAARRVADLADEGEALAALRRAKADLHLATALADLSGAFELKQTVAAITAFADAAVQGALGAAARLRGFEIADGANPLPGYFVLALGKMGTGTLNYSSDIDLVVLFEPDLIAPPPGREPQKALDRLTQTWVRLLTEETGERYVFRVDLRLRPDPSSTPVAMSAEAARRYFEAVGQNWERAAYAKARVCAGDREAGQAFLRDLEPFIWRRALDYAAVEDIRGLARQIQRVGRRAEIEPAGHDVKLGRGGIREIEFYAQVLQLVFGGRRPALRVPDTVGALAALAAENLIEAEEAGELIADYRFLRDTEHRIQMREDEQTQTLPEDREARAAVAALMGEADLGAFDEEVRAVLTRVHSAFSDQFDDAESLATGAGSLVLSGVEPTPDTLETLKAHGFSDPVQVWNRLAGWAAGRARAGRTERARRLFSRLAPRLVEAIGNTGDADAAFARFSKFFEGLPSGVQPLSLLVNHPELADELIAILGLAPRLAEILARRPELLDVMLEPGFALPLKAGVREALAERMRLVAPRGDPFEAALNQARRVAREERWRIGAQTLLGRATAGEAGRAYSDLADAAVEVMAEAAAAEVARRHGPPPGRWAVLGLGKLGGRELSADSDLDLMVIYDPEAERSEGERPIGADDWFTRFTQRLVAALSAPTEEGDLFPVDMALRPSGSAGPIAVRLARFASYYEEEAWTWERMALTRARVVTHARLEDDLVAELERAIARDAAAGTIRTDAAEMRARLLRDKPARSAWDLKLREGGLIEIEFIAQTAQLIARQRISPSTILALEGLKAAGRLPEADADDLVRAVRDYAGVTQLVRLAHGSGFDPDHASGPFAGRLAAVAGCGDLAALAERLDAHAKRVRALFIAHVGMPQFSGDGN